The sequence below is a genomic window from Paenibacillus silvisoli.
GCGAAGGGAATCGAATACGACCAGGCGCTCGGAAAAGAGACCTGGATGCTAAGCATGGGACAGGTCCATCTCTTAAGGGAGCTTTTCTTATCGAACGAACATAATGCACAGGCGACTAGATTAATGAAATGCATCCTGCTAGGGATCTCAATCGCGAAAAAGCTCGGAACATTTAAGCTAGACTCGTTCAAATCGTTGTTTACTTCCGGAATGGGTATGGACAGCGAATGGGGAAATGTAACGCAGGAGAACCGTGCCCGGTTTATGTTGAACTGGCTGGAGGAATTTGCATACGTTCGCAAAGAAAAAGATGAGTACGCATTTGTCGAAGGGGAGGAAGAACCAGTGGACGAGCGATCGGTGACGGAGCGGGTTGAATATATTAAAGCGTACATCGAGAGCAAAGGGTTCCATTTTCCTCAAGACTTAGTCGAGAACTTTTATCTATCGCTGAAGAGTAAACCTTTTGTGATCTTGGCCGGGGTCTCCGGAACGGGGAAAACCAAATTAGTCAAATTGTTCGCGGAGGCGCTGGGGGCGACTAGTTCGAACGGACAGTTCAATCTTATTCCTGTTCGCCCGGATTGGAGCGATCCATCCGATTTGCTGGGATATAAAGATTTAACAGGTGCATTTCGGCCCGGACATCTTGCTGAAGTATTGGTTGAAGCATCAAAGAATAGCAATCGGAACAAACCTTATTTCATCTGCTTGGATGAAATGAACCTAGCTAGAGTTGAGCATTACTTCAGTGATCTCCTAAGTGTTATTGAAACTCAGGAAAGGCAAAATGACCGCATTGTCACGGTGCCGCTTATTCAGAGCAAGGGCCTGCTTGCAGAGGATCAACCAACCTATGGTGGTCTAGCGCTACCGGATAACGTCTATATCGTTGGCACGGTTAACATGGATGAGACAACGCATCCTTTTAGCAAAAAAGTTCTTGATCGAGCCAATACGATTGAGTTTAACTACATCAATCTTGAACAATTTCCAACAAGGTTCTCGACCGAGATTGTACCGTTACGAGTGCCTAACTCTTTTTTACGGAGCGATTATCTTCAGCTCATTGACGCGTTCGACTCTAATCAGGAGCTGGTAAAGAGAATTACGGCTCGGCTGGTCAAGATGAATGGGATTTTGGAACAGGTTCACTCTCATATCGGTTTCCGGATTAGAGACTCGATTAGTTTCTATATGATCTATAACGAGCAATTTGAGTTGCTGAGTGAGGATCAAGCTTTTGATCTGCAACTGTTACAGAAGCTGTTGCCCCGCGTTCAAGGCAGTAGTTCATCCGTTAAAAGAGTGCTGCTTCAGCTCCTGCAGGAGGCACTAGGTAGGACGTTACCTATCAATGACTTGATGGATGATGCTTCCGGGCTTAATTCGCCGATGCAGTCGAACGATGCAAAATATCCGCTTAGTGCGCGTAAGCTCGCATTTATGCTCCGGAGGTTAGAGGAAGATGGATTCACCTCTTATTGGCTCTCCTAACCGAAGCATCGAGCTGCTTCGCATTGAGTCGAATTTATTCAATCTCTATATACACGGGAAGCCATTTCACCCGACCGTGGATTCGTTGCAGCTTCATCGAAATGAAGAACGGCAGCTTATTCCTGCTCAGCTTCTGGTTTCTTCTACATCGAGCGTATTAGTGATTGAGAAGCTGTATGTGTTTAACCCGGAAGTTCTGAAGCTAGTAGATTGGCAGACGGGAGAGGCTGCCTACCCTCTATTTTTCGAAACGCAGTCTTATGAGTTTGTCGTCGAAAAGAAAGAGGATGTGCCGATTGCGTTCTTCCACGAGAACCTGAATATTCGCCAAGCAGTGAAACCGCTGGGCAGAGGATCGATTCTCTCCGGCGTGCTTAACTTCCAGAATGAAGTAGGGTTAACCGATCTGGAGCTACGCATGCATGGGAAGACGTTGCTTTCGCTGCAACTTGAAATCTTCCCTGTAAAAATGGACTACAAGCGCGATTATCAGATGATCTTGAATGATGTGAACCAGCAGATTTATAATCTTTCGTTTGATTTTCTGCGTAAGACCTATAATTTGACCGGGCTTAAAGAGACGAAGAATCAGAGTTTAACGGAGTTTTTCTCCATTCTAAAACATGTCTTTAGTCATTTAATTCAGGCCGTGGAACGGATTCAATTTGCGCCACATTCTAAGCATCAGGTTGAAAATCGAATTGTATCGTCCGGGCAAGTGAGAAAGCCGGGAAAAAAGAATATCCAGTTTCTTAGTAAGCATCCGCACCTTCTAGTGCAGGACAATCATGGGATCGTGTCTATTCATGGGCAACGCTACAACCCGAGTCATGCGCTAGAGACGAAGCGTTACGTGGACTATGATACGAATGAGAATCGGTTCGTTAGATGGGTTTTACAGCGGATCGCGCAGAAGCTTAAAGCGTTGAAACAACGTTTAACCGAGAAAGGGAAGCTTCTTGATCCCCACTTATCCAGGCAACTAACAGATATGCAATCTCAGATGCAGAGGCTGTTGGGATTGGATTTTCTGCAGGTCAAGGATATGAACAAGCTCTCGATTACGATTGTCCTGCAAATGGCACCGGGGTACCGTGACGTGTATCGCAACTATCTCATGCTGATGAAGGGGTTATCTATCCAGAGTGATCTGTTCCATTTGTCCATGAAGGACTTGGCCCAACTATACGAATACTGGTGCTTCTTGAAAATACACGATCTGCTTAGTCGTAAATACGAGCTACTAAAACAAGATATTATTAAAGTGAATCGAACAGGCATCTTTGTCACGCTAGATAAGACGCAGAAGGCCAAGGTGGTCTACCGAAATCCTAAGAATGGCGAAGAGTTTACGCTATATTACAACACCTTGCCGCTTGGCGAGAAGACGCATACGGTTGCTCAGCGGCCGGATAATGTTTTGACGCTCAAGAAGAATGATTCCAAGACTGTGTATAAATATGTTTTCGATGCTAAGTACCGACTAGATCCTGCATACGAAGGGACGCCATACAGCCGCAATTACAAAATACCGGGACCCGAGGAATCGGATATCAATACAATGCATCGATACCGAGATGCGATTGTGTGCGAGGAAGAGCGCGGGGACGGAATTGAGCGGAGTATGTTCGGCGCGTTTGTGCTTTTTCCGTACCACGATGAGGAGCAGTATAAAGAGCATCGATTTTATAAAAGCATTCAGCTAGTGAACGTAGGGGCATTCCCGTTTTTGCCGAATGCGACGAAGTTAATGGAAGCTTTCCTGGATGAGATTATCTCGGATAGTCCAGAGAGGTCCTATGAACGGGCAACTCGTCCAAGCGGTACGAAGACCTACTACCAGAATCAATTGAGTGGCCGAAACGTTCTAGTCGGATCGATGCGCAGAGTAGAGCAGTTAGACGAGGCTTTGAAGCATAGCTTCTATCACGTGCCGCTTGAGAATTTGACGGACCATACTGTACTCTCTCAATTGGAGTATGTAGCACTTTATCAATCTGTGAAGCAATTCGAATCTCAAGGCAGGGGCTCTGGTATCCAATGGTATGGAAAGATAAAAGACTGGAAGGTGCTCAGAAGGAGCGAAATCTCTGAAATCCCGGCAAGAGCTGGAACGGAGAACAAGCTCTACGTGAAATTCACCGTGGAGCGTTGGATGAAGCGGGAGAAGTCGATCATACCTGGCGGGCATGGGATTTATTCGTTATTGTTGACGTCGATATATATTTTCGATCGAGCGGATGAAGTGGCTGAGTTGAGGCTTGAAACGGAAGAGGATATTCGTCTATGGCGCGAGAAGCGTCGACAAGGGCGTTTGAAGGTAGAGCTCGATCATGAGCAGGCTGATTTGGCTAGCAAGGTTGAAGCCATAACAGATGTAGAATAGTAATTACAGTAATCGATGACTCCTGATCAGGGGTCATCTTTTTATTTATTCCGAGGAGCCTCCAATTCTTGCATGTTAGCTTTAGTAATAGTATGGTATTATTTTACTATCGATTGGGTAATAAGGCCTTAAAATTAATAAATCTTTTTATGCTAGGGGATAGACTGATGTCATTATTAAATAAACTTTTTGGTCAAAAACGTACAATTCTAAATCCAACATTCATAAAAGACTTTACTAAAGAGAATCATCAGCTGGTGGCTCTAAACGAGCTGTATCATAAAGTTGCCGAAGGCGAACAAAAGGATAATATCGATAGGGACATTAAGCTCCTAAAGTACGGAATAGATGGAGAGAATAATGTTTATTTCGAATTGAAAAACTCATTCTTACCAATACTCTGTCTTCATGATATTAGACTAGAGTATGAGGATTTCGTTGCTCAACTTGATTTTGTCGTCATTTCGTCCAAATTCATATGCATCCTTGAAACTAAAAAGCTAAGTGGAAACATATCGATCGACTCAGACGGTAATTTTACAAGAACTATGAAGAATAAACATGGTAAGGAATTCAAAGAGGGCATCTATAGCCCTGTCACTCAAAATATGAGACATGTCGATATACTTAAACATGTACTTTCGAAAGAACTAAAAACCAATAATATGCCGATCATGTCTCTTGTAGTTATGGCTAACCCTAAAACAATAATAAAGAAATATAAGTGCCCTGCAGAGATTGAAAGAACGCTGATTAAGTATGATCAAATTAAAGCGACGATCGAGAAGTTCCAAGATGATAAGTCGAATCAATACGATCTTCCAGAGAAGGATATGTATGATATAGCTCAAATGCTGATCAGGCTTAATACCCCTATAGAGATGGATTTCAATGCAATGTATCAACTTTCAAGTGAAACTTCAAAAAGAAAAAGTGAAGAAACGCTTCGAGAAGAGCTGACAGCCTACAGGCTGCAGACTTCAAGAGTGGAACAAATCAAAGCGTACTACATTTATAATAATGCTGAAATGGAAGAGATGATTGCAAAATACCCTAGAACAGAGAATGAGTTGCTGGAAGTAAAGGGTTTTGGGAAAGTAAAGGTAGAGAAGTATGGGAGTGCAATTTTAAACATATTTAATGGGGATTAAGCTAATCAAGCTTGCCGCATTTTGCAAGGTGTGAATTGAATTGTTTAACTAGGAGAGGGATGTTATGTCGCCTAATCGTAATTGGATTCCAGTTACATTTAAAAAAAGTAACCAGCCTTTTAAGGAATTCGAAAGTATTCAAGAATGCTTTAGATATTTAGCGACTATGAGTGAATTTGTAGGACATAGCAAGAGTGAAATTTATAACATAATTAATGCTGGTATAGATGTAGCAAAGCCCCACGGGGAATTTACGTTCGAAACTCCCTATGATGTACAAGCCAGAGCGAATCGCAAAACAAGAAGAGGATACTGAGTGAAAAACTAACAAGATATATAGATGAGTATTGAAAAAATTGAAGGGGCGAGCTAATAGCTTAATTAGCTGCGCCCCTCTATAAATTGACCATGTACCGACAGCAATCTACTTAGTAGAGGAACTATGAAGTTAGCTCCTCATCCCCCTCCGCACTAACCCCATAACGCTCCAAAGCCTTCGTCGAAGACTCAAGCATCCGCTTTTTCAAATACTCCGCTTCTACCACCCGAACCCGTTTCCCAAGAAACCGGATCTTGGACAATAAATACTCCGCTTCATCCTTAAGCAGCGAAACGCGGACCAGATAAGTATCGTTCATCGTATCGTACTCCACGTTCTTCTCGAAGCTGGAGAAGGCGTACAGAATTCGAGACAATTCCTCGTTATACTGACGGACAATTTCAATGACCGCTTCGCTTTTGCGCGATTCAAGCGTTTTTCCGATCCGCCCCAGGATGCTCTCGGCCGTTGACGGATCAACCAATTCCGCGTCGACGGAGTGGATCTTTTTCAGCCGGGTGCTCATAAAGGTACGATACCGAGCGTGGTACCAGAGCAAGTACCATTCTCGCTTGACCATGGAGTACTCCAGTTTATACGGAAGCCCCAATTGCTCCGAATACACCTGCCCGCCCTTAATTTCGTAGGTGATGCGGATGCCTGCCTTATTCATGATGTGCCGGCGCAAGGGCCGCAGGAGCGGGTGGTAGACCTGCCGTTCCATGGTACGAGCCTTCTCGATCAAGTGGAGAGAACTATCCGTAACCTCATCCGGCTCAAGGACAGCCCGAAGCTTCTCCAACGTGTCCGGGGTGAAGGCATCTGCCGTGGCGGGATGCTCCATCATCGTCTTGAGCCATGCCCGCTCGTGCGAGGTGACCATGAATGTACCGGAATCCTCCAGCCGGGAGATGATCTGGTGATTAAAGATTTTCTCAAACAGATGCATAGTAGGACTGAATCTCCTTCCATTCGGCAATCATTTCCCGGCGGAACGAAATGGGCTCCAACACCTCGCAGCTGGAACCGAAGCTCCGCAGCCACGGCTTAATTTCCGTAGTCCCATTCACGGTAATCTCATAAATAAAGGAATGCTCCTCTTCCTCTACAATCTGTCCCCATTGCCCCTGCAGCATGACCCGCTCTCTGACGAAATTCGGTTCGGAGGAGCCCTCCGGATTATAAAATCGGGCGCGTACCGTCACCGGCCTTCCGGTATCGATCAGCCAGCTGTACCGGATTTTCTCCGCAAGCTCGCTCTTCTTCTCCTCATGCAAAACCTCATCTACCGCTTCATCCTCTTCGATTTGCGTAATGCCTTCCATCCGGTATTTTCGAATCCCCTCGCGTCCATGGGAAAGCAGATACCATCTCCCATATTGATGGTCATAGACGATTTTGAGCGGCAGCGTCTTTTCGGCTTTGCCCTGCGTCTTGCGTTCAAACAGGGGATTGGTATTTTTGGAGGCGTAGCTTTTTTCGGATTTGGGCGAGAAGTACAGGAAACGAACCTTGCGGCGGAGACGGATGGCATGAAGGAGCGTGAACAGATGCGCCTCATCCAAGATCCGCGAGTAGTAGTGATATTTATATAAATAGGGTTCGACCGCATAAGGCTCCGCCTGATTGCGCAGCAAATGCTTCTTGAGTCCATCGCGCAGCAGATAGCCTTGAACGGACGGGACCTGCGTGTTCGCCATCACATCCACGAAATCATACAAATCGATCAGCTCATCATCGGATAAGCATCGGACCAAGTCGTCTTGGATGCGATATCGGTAGGGGCGGGGGCCAGGCTCCCTCTGAATCACGCCGACCTCCTCCAAATACTTGAGGTCCGATCGCACAGTTTTCTCATCCGGCAACGGGAACTCGGAAGGCAGACTGCTGCAGCACGTATCCAGAAGCTCCATTGCAGTCAAAGCTCGTTCATTCAACGCGGCCATCAGCAGCGAGATGCGCTGGCTTTCGGATTCCTTCACGGATTTAGCGCGGAATAGAAACAAGAGCAGCGGGTCGGTCGAGTCATAGTAGCTAAAACGAATGGTCTCTGACAACTCCTTGCTCTGTTCCTGCGGCAAATGCTGATGTACGGAGCTTACGACCTCTTTGAGCCGGCGGATCGTTTTATCGAAGGTGTGGACGGAGATGCCCAGTCGTTCGGCGAATTGCTGTCTACTGAACGCTCCGCTTGTCAGCACCAGCATACGCAGAAATTGAATTTCTTTATCAAAGCTTTCCTTGGCCAAAGGGATCCCCCGTTCAATGAAACATCTGCCTCAATTGTATCAGGGGAGGGATTGACGGGAAATGGAAAATTTTGCGTCGTCGTAATACTTTCGCCATGTTCGTTTGGATCGAAATGAGCGAATATAGAACCTGTAAGACAACATCGTTTCTTATTCGGACGATCGTAACGAGGCGAGGATATCGAAATCCCGCAGTGCCGTGCATGCTATGCAACGGTATCCTGTACGATCGGATCGGTGAGAAACCGCTCAATGGGGTTCGATTCCCCAATCGCCTAAGGAGCGATTCTTGGCAGAGCACTCGACTTTTAATCGAGCGATTATGTAAGCAAACGACGACCGGAGGATAGAATCCCAAGCGGCTACTATCGGCGCACTGCAGGAAAGGCTTTGCAATCCGCGGATACCGGTCTGCGAAATGCCAGGGGAAGCAAGCCAAGTCTCTCTGGCGGCCCGCTCATCTTAAGCGTGATTCCGCTGTACCGCAGCGGGATTCTACTTCCAACGGTCAACAATGAAGGGGGAAACCAACCACTATGTTTAAAACAATCACGATCCAAGCGGACCAACTCGGTTTGCTGTTTGATAAAGGAAGCTACGTAAAAAAGCTAATGCCAGGAACCTATCGCTATATGTCTTGGTCGCAATCTACTGTTGTGGTCATGAATATCGCAAAGCCGTTCGTTGTAGAGGGCAAGGACCTGCAGCTATTCCTACATGATGCGGACCTCGCACGGGAACTCGAGATCGTACGCGTGCAAGACCATGAATATGTCCTGCATTACGAGGACGGGCAATTCGCACAGCTGCTCAAGCCCGGCGTCTATGCCTTTTGGAACCTGCTGAAAAAGCACACCTTCCTCCACACGGATATCCGTCAGCCGGAGCTGCCTGCCGAGGTAGACCGGACGATTTTGCCGAAGCTCGCGCCTTACTTACTGGGCTACGAAATCGCCAACCATGAATCTGGATTTTTGTTCAATGATCATGTTTTGCAGCGAGAGCTTACTCCCGGCAAGTATTACTTCTGGAGAGGACCCGTTTCGGTTACAGTCAAGCCGATTGATTTAAGACAGCAGCAGATGGATCTCATCGGCCAAGAAATTATGACGGAAGACAAGGTTACGCTGCGACTGAACTTCGTATGCCAATACAAGATCGTCAAGCCGATACGTGCGCTCGAAATGAAATCGTTCGACGAGCAAATTCACATCCAGCTTCAGCTCGTGCTTCGGGAATACGTCGGAACGCTGAAATTGGATGATCTTTTGAAGCGTAAAGAGGACGTAGCGTCGTTCGTTCTCACTCGTTTGCAAGAGAAGAGCGAAGAGTTCGGCGTTCAGTTTCTGGGGGCGGGCGTTAAGGATGTTATTTTGCCAGGGGACATGAAGGATATACTAAACACCGTCCTGCTTGCGGAGAAGAAGGCTCAGGCCAATCTGATCACGCGTCGGGAAGAAACGGCATCGACCCGCAGCTTGCTGAATACCGCGAAGCTGATGGAGGAGAATCAGGTGCTATTCCGTCTGAAGGAGCTGGAATTCCTCGAGAAAATATGCGATAAAATCGGGTCTATCTCGTTCACGGGCGGCGGTGATCTGTTGGAACGGCTGAGCTCGCTTATCGGCGAGACGAAGGCAGCAAATAAATAATGAAAAGGAGGAGCTCCAATGAACGATTACCATGCAGCTATTATGACCGCGCTCGACCGGATCGAACGCGAAGAACAGATTCGAATCCTATATGCTTGCGAATCGGGAAGCCGGGCATGGGGCTTTCCTTCCAAGGATTGCGACTACGATGTCAGGTTTCTCTATGTTCGGCCGGTGGAGTGGTACTTATCGATTTTTGAGAAGCGGGATGTTATCGAGCGGCCGATCAGTGACATGCTGGATATCAACGGCTGGGATCTGCGAAAAGCTTTAAATCTGTTCCGCAAGTCCAACCCGCCACTGCTTGAGTGGCTCCAGTCCCCGATTGTCTATAAGGAGGAGCATACGGTCGCAGAGCAAATTCGCCGGATTGCGCCAACGATGTTTTCGCCGAAGTCATGTATGTATCACTATTTGCACATGGCAAAAGGGAATTACCGTATGTACCTGCAGGGAGAGCAAGTGAAAATCAAAAAATACTTCTATGTCCTTCGGCCGATACTGGCTTGCGAGTGGATCGAAAAGCATAATACGATGCCGCCTATCGAATTCGAACGTCTGGTCGATGATGTTGTGCCAAAGGGGAGCGAGCTTAGAGCGATCATCGATTGTTTGCTTGCGCGTAAAAGAGCGGGCGACGAAATGGATTACGAACCGAGGATCAATCCGATAAACGAATTTCTGGAGGAAAGAATGGAGTATTACGAGGTGGCCGCTGCAGGTATGCAAACACCTGGTGGAGGTCAAGAGCAGCGCATCGACGATCTG
It includes:
- a CDS encoding MrcB family domain-containing protein, with product MTLPVELASIFHAKQKSYKMVLILSILNEYQQTKLQFLPLNAVAERFLSYFRNATRAGETVDLPPQKVTTSWEELTLARTKSLLQTPIEALKFILDANAETITFKPHIWSLLHEQHLDELREYAESELAKYNEELAMNSSFSLKASFDQMLNNYLEYKTQGFGGHPVGALIRQEIPAFLQSQEFIGQDYKVQGSIGQGNWVGVPWIAILDKRLNVSIQSGEYIVYLFSEDMSAVYLTFAHGVTEPIRVHKRKGAYPYFKQKSDEMRGFLPLNNMQIDEEIPGLGDDYQAAIIASIRYDRNQIPDDEQLLEDLRNVVDNYKIYADQVLEKQHHEQVERPVFTYTIAHLYLGNGITRYLGQNQNRYVSLEELVSNQAVMLKSGDDVKNPKERIQHIGRALQELGLITIEDNEYCLTAKGIEYDQALGKETWMLSMGQVHLLRELFLSNEHNAQATRLMKCILLGISIAKKLGTFKLDSFKSLFTSGMGMDSEWGNVTQENRARFMLNWLEEFAYVRKEKDEYAFVEGEEEPVDERSVTERVEYIKAYIESKGFHFPQDLVENFYLSLKSKPFVILAGVSGTGKTKLVKLFAEALGATSSNGQFNLIPVRPDWSDPSDLLGYKDLTGAFRPGHLAEVLVEASKNSNRNKPYFICLDEMNLARVEHYFSDLLSVIETQERQNDRIVTVPLIQSKGLLAEDQPTYGGLALPDNVYIVGTVNMDETTHPFSKKVLDRANTIEFNYINLEQFPTRFSTEIVPLRVPNSFLRSDYLQLIDAFDSNQELVKRITARLVKMNGILEQVHSHIGFRIRDSISFYMIYNEQFELLSEDQAFDLQLLQKLLPRVQGSSSSVKRVLLQLLQEALGRTLPINDLMDDASGLNSPMQSNDAKYPLSARKLAFMLRRLEEDGFTSYWLS
- a CDS encoding restriction endonuclease-like protein produces the protein MDSPLIGSPNRSIELLRIESNLFNLYIHGKPFHPTVDSLQLHRNEERQLIPAQLLVSSTSSVLVIEKLYVFNPEVLKLVDWQTGEAAYPLFFETQSYEFVVEKKEDVPIAFFHENLNIRQAVKPLGRGSILSGVLNFQNEVGLTDLELRMHGKTLLSLQLEIFPVKMDYKRDYQMILNDVNQQIYNLSFDFLRKTYNLTGLKETKNQSLTEFFSILKHVFSHLIQAVERIQFAPHSKHQVENRIVSSGQVRKPGKKNIQFLSKHPHLLVQDNHGIVSIHGQRYNPSHALETKRYVDYDTNENRFVRWVLQRIAQKLKALKQRLTEKGKLLDPHLSRQLTDMQSQMQRLLGLDFLQVKDMNKLSITIVLQMAPGYRDVYRNYLMLMKGLSIQSDLFHLSMKDLAQLYEYWCFLKIHDLLSRKYELLKQDIIKVNRTGIFVTLDKTQKAKVVYRNPKNGEEFTLYYNTLPLGEKTHTVAQRPDNVLTLKKNDSKTVYKYVFDAKYRLDPAYEGTPYSRNYKIPGPEESDINTMHRYRDAIVCEEERGDGIERSMFGAFVLFPYHDEEQYKEHRFYKSIQLVNVGAFPFLPNATKLMEAFLDEIISDSPERSYERATRPSGTKTYYQNQLSGRNVLVGSMRRVEQLDEALKHSFYHVPLENLTDHTVLSQLEYVALYQSVKQFESQGRGSGIQWYGKIKDWKVLRRSEISEIPARAGTENKLYVKFTVERWMKREKSIIPGGHGIYSLLLTSIYIFDRADEVAELRLETEEDIRLWREKRRQGRLKVELDHEQADLASKVEAITDVE
- a CDS encoding NERD domain-containing protein, which codes for MSLLNKLFGQKRTILNPTFIKDFTKENHQLVALNELYHKVAEGEQKDNIDRDIKLLKYGIDGENNVYFELKNSFLPILCLHDIRLEYEDFVAQLDFVVISSKFICILETKKLSGNISIDSDGNFTRTMKNKHGKEFKEGIYSPVTQNMRHVDILKHVLSKELKTNNMPIMSLVVMANPKTIIKKYKCPAEIERTLIKYDQIKATIEKFQDDKSNQYDLPEKDMYDIAQMLIRLNTPIEMDFNAMYQLSSETSKRKSEETLREELTAYRLQTSRVEQIKAYYIYNNAEMEEMIAKYPRTENELLEVKGFGKVKVEKYGSAILNIFNGD
- a CDS encoding WYL domain-containing protein; protein product: MHLFEKIFNHQIISRLEDSGTFMVTSHERAWLKTMMEHPATADAFTPDTLEKLRAVLEPDEVTDSSLHLIEKARTMERQVYHPLLRPLRRHIMNKAGIRITYEIKGGQVYSEQLGLPYKLEYSMVKREWYLLWYHARYRTFMSTRLKKIHSVDAELVDPSTAESILGRIGKTLESRKSEAVIEIVRQYNEELSRILYAFSSFEKNVEYDTMNDTYLVRVSLLKDEAEYLLSKIRFLGKRVRVVEAEYLKKRMLESSTKALERYGVSAEGDEELTS
- a CDS encoding helix-turn-helix transcriptional regulator, which encodes MAKESFDKEIQFLRMLVLTSGAFSRQQFAERLGISVHTFDKTIRRLKEVVSSVHQHLPQEQSKELSETIRFSYYDSTDPLLLFLFRAKSVKESESQRISLLMAALNERALTAMELLDTCCSSLPSEFPLPDEKTVRSDLKYLEEVGVIQREPGPRPYRYRIQDDLVRCLSDDELIDLYDFVDVMANTQVPSVQGYLLRDGLKKHLLRNQAEPYAVEPYLYKYHYYSRILDEAHLFTLLHAIRLRRKVRFLYFSPKSEKSYASKNTNPLFERKTQGKAEKTLPLKIVYDHQYGRWYLLSHGREGIRKYRMEGITQIEEDEAVDEVLHEEKKSELAEKIRYSWLIDTGRPVTVRARFYNPEGSSEPNFVRERVMLQGQWGQIVEEEEHSFIYEITVNGTTEIKPWLRSFGSSCEVLEPISFRREMIAEWKEIQSYYASV
- a CDS encoding slipin family protein, whose amino-acid sequence is MFKTITIQADQLGLLFDKGSYVKKLMPGTYRYMSWSQSTVVVMNIAKPFVVEGKDLQLFLHDADLARELEIVRVQDHEYVLHYEDGQFAQLLKPGVYAFWNLLKKHTFLHTDIRQPELPAEVDRTILPKLAPYLLGYEIANHESGFLFNDHVLQRELTPGKYYFWRGPVSVTVKPIDLRQQQMDLIGQEIMTEDKVTLRLNFVCQYKIVKPIRALEMKSFDEQIHIQLQLVLREYVGTLKLDDLLKRKEDVASFVLTRLQEKSEEFGVQFLGAGVKDVILPGDMKDILNTVLLAEKKAQANLITRREETASTRSLLNTAKLMEENQVLFRLKELEFLEKICDKIGSISFTGGGDLLERLSSLIGETKAANK
- a CDS encoding nucleotidyltransferase domain-containing protein; its protein translation is MNDYHAAIMTALDRIEREEQIRILYACESGSRAWGFPSKDCDYDVRFLYVRPVEWYLSIFEKRDVIERPISDMLDINGWDLRKALNLFRKSNPPLLEWLQSPIVYKEEHTVAEQIRRIAPTMFSPKSCMYHYLHMAKGNYRMYLQGEQVKIKKYFYVLRPILACEWIEKHNTMPPIEFERLVDDVVPKGSELRAIIDCLLARKRAGDEMDYEPRINPINEFLEERMEYYEVAAAGMQTPGGGQEQRIDDLFRSALKEVWEKGDEWTYGLSKY